A genomic region of Halomonas aestuarii contains the following coding sequences:
- a CDS encoding tyrosine-type recombinase/integrase: MPRVAKELTDLAVKRLGPKPGQRLPVSYPVGGVSGLSLQVTPAGGKSWLLRYTVPGPPGSKQKRREVGLGGYPTVTLKLAREKAREIRDQLTQGIDPVEHRKAQRSALAGEQARSITFEEAATQYIAAKESEWKNAKHRQQWENTLKTYASPKLGEVRLSDIDTPHILAVLEPIWTTKTETATRVRQRMEVILDWATARKYREGENPARWKGHLDTMLAKPTKVKPKKNHPALPYGKAADFMADLRKREALAARALEFVILTAARSGEAREATWAEIDLEEKVWTVPAERMKAGKEHRVPLNDAAVQLLRDLPRLKGTELVFPAPRGGVMSDQAMKAVIKRMHDAKVKAGGKGYMDPKQDKIITPHGFRSTFRDWAAEVSEYPNEVVEMALAHTIKNKAEAAYRRGDLFEKRQGLMAEWAEYCDPKK; the protein is encoded by the coding sequence ATGCCGCGAGTAGCGAAGGAACTCACAGACCTTGCGGTGAAGCGACTGGGGCCGAAGCCCGGCCAGCGCCTCCCCGTGAGCTATCCGGTCGGGGGCGTCTCCGGCCTCAGTCTCCAAGTCACCCCGGCGGGCGGCAAGTCATGGCTGCTGCGATACACCGTCCCAGGGCCACCTGGAAGCAAACAGAAGCGCCGTGAGGTCGGCTTGGGCGGGTATCCGACGGTGACGCTGAAGCTGGCCCGAGAGAAGGCCCGAGAGATACGCGACCAACTTACCCAAGGCATCGATCCGGTTGAACACCGCAAGGCCCAGCGAAGCGCCCTGGCTGGTGAGCAGGCCCGATCAATCACCTTCGAGGAGGCCGCCACCCAGTACATCGCGGCGAAAGAAAGCGAGTGGAAGAACGCGAAGCATCGCCAGCAGTGGGAGAACACGCTCAAGACATACGCTTCCCCCAAGCTGGGAGAAGTCCGCCTCAGCGACATCGACACGCCGCACATTCTGGCCGTCCTCGAACCAATCTGGACCACCAAGACCGAAACCGCGACCCGAGTACGCCAACGCATGGAGGTCATTCTGGACTGGGCGACCGCTCGGAAGTATCGCGAGGGAGAGAACCCTGCCCGCTGGAAAGGCCACCTCGACACGATGTTGGCGAAGCCGACCAAGGTCAAACCGAAGAAGAACCACCCAGCACTCCCCTATGGGAAGGCCGCCGACTTCATGGCCGACCTCCGCAAGCGAGAAGCCCTCGCCGCCCGTGCGCTGGAATTTGTGATCCTGACCGCCGCTCGATCTGGTGAAGCCCGCGAGGCGACCTGGGCAGAAATCGACCTTGAGGAGAAGGTATGGACCGTGCCCGCTGAACGGATGAAAGCGGGCAAGGAGCATCGGGTGCCGCTGAACGATGCCGCTGTCCAGCTCCTCCGGGACCTCCCCCGGCTCAAGGGCACTGAACTGGTATTCCCGGCCCCACGCGGTGGGGTCATGTCTGACCAAGCGATGAAGGCAGTAATCAAGCGGATGCATGACGCCAAGGTGAAGGCCGGGGGCAAAGGCTACATGGACCCAAAGCAAGACAAGATCATCACCCCGCATGGCTTCCGCTCGACGTTCCGAGACTGGGCCGCAGAGGTGTCCGAGTACCCCAACGAGGTGGTGGAAATGGCACTGGCGCACACGATCAAGAACAAGGCTGAGGCAGCCTACCGTCGGGGCGACCTGTTCGAGAAGCGTCAGGGACTTATGGCCGAATGGGCCGAGTACTGCGACCCTAAAAAGTAA
- a CDS encoding dioxygenase gives MTKYFTEEGSVEAVQARMGDDINPRLKQVMASLITHLHSFAKDIELTQEEWDLAVEFLTKTGQICSDVRQEYILLSDVLGFSMLVDAINNRRPPGATENTVYGPFHVLNAPIRQMGDNISLDGKGERCLYEGRVIDLHGEPIEGACVDVWSDNADGFYDVQQPDIQPQWNNRGRFITGKDGTYRFYGIKPVSYPIPDDGPVGKMLTALGRHPYRPAHMHYLVTASGYQRIVTHTFVGDDGYINDDAVFGVKETLVAPFEHVNDGDTIWRSPFDFVMVPEGDTTA, from the coding sequence ATGACGAAGTATTTTACCGAAGAGGGTTCTGTCGAGGCGGTCCAAGCCCGGATGGGGGATGACATCAACCCTCGCCTGAAGCAGGTGATGGCCAGCCTAATCACCCACTTGCACTCCTTTGCCAAGGATATCGAGCTGACCCAGGAAGAATGGGACCTGGCCGTGGAGTTCCTGACGAAGACCGGGCAAATCTGCTCGGATGTGCGGCAGGAATATATCCTGCTGTCGGATGTTCTGGGCTTTTCCATGCTGGTGGATGCAATCAACAACCGCCGCCCGCCGGGGGCCACCGAAAACACCGTGTATGGCCCTTTCCATGTGCTGAATGCCCCGATCCGTCAGATGGGTGACAATATCAGCTTGGATGGCAAGGGCGAACGCTGCCTTTATGAGGGGCGCGTTATCGACCTGCATGGTGAGCCGATCGAAGGGGCCTGCGTCGATGTCTGGAGCGACAATGCAGATGGGTTCTATGACGTGCAGCAGCCCGATATTCAGCCGCAGTGGAACAACCGCGGGCGGTTCATCACCGGCAAAGACGGGACCTATCGCTTCTATGGGATCAAGCCTGTCAGCTATCCCATTCCCGATGACGGTCCGGTGGGCAAGATGCTGACCGCGCTGGGGCGCCATCCCTACCGCCCTGCCCATATGCATTATCTGGTCACCGCGTCGGGTTATCAGAGGATCGTGACGCATACCTTCGTGGGCGATGATGGCTACATCAACGACGACGCGGTGTTCGGGGTCAAGGAAACTCTGGTCGCGCCGTTCGAACATGTGAATGACGGCGACACGATCTGGCGCTCCCCTTTTGACTTCGTAATGGTCCCGGAGGGGGATACAACCGCCTGA